DNA sequence from the Puntigrus tetrazona isolate hp1 chromosome 2, ASM1883169v1, whole genome shotgun sequence genome:
TGTGCTTTGAAGCTGCGGCTTTTGCGCAGATCGTTATATGCAGGAGCTTTCAGGTGTTTTGGGGATGTTGCGTCATGCTGTGCTTGACAGAGACCATTTAAAGGGCAACTTcaagcaaaaatgaaatttctgtcatcattttcttgAGCTTCTTTCtcctgttgaacacaaaagaagatattttaaagaaagttggtaaccaaacagttgctggtaggcattgacttccatagtattttttttccccatactatggaagtcaattgGGACCATtaacaatgacagaattaaaatttttgcagTAATTTTGCATGTCATTTACGTACAATGCAAGTCAacctaatgtttttatttttacagaccgtaatttattattttttttaattgctgaattgtatttaatatcaaGCAGCATTGACTTGCctgacttttaaataaatgccaagcttattaaatttgtaattaatatgaaaatgacaTTGAGTAAGCTTTATACTTCTGCTGGATGAAACGATGCCCCTGCGAGGTCTAAACGGTTCCTCTCATCTCCTCAGGCTGGTGAAGAATCTGTTCACTTTGGCTCGAGAGCACAAGCCCTCTATTATCTTCATTGATGAAATCGATTCGCTCTGCGGCTCCAGGAGCGAGAATGAAAGTGAAGCAGCTCGCAGAATCAAGACCGAGTTTCTGGTTCAGATGCAAGGTGACCCTTTTATAGTTGTTACGACTGTCTGGAACGGGTATCGAAACGTTTAGCTCTAAACCTGATTAAATACTCCttaaagaaactaaaataatgagTTATGAACTGCGCTGTGACTACGCTGTATCTGAAATGCATTCAGCGGATGCAAAATCATTCAATCctttagtttcatttttgtcTAAATTGCATTTGTCAGTTTTTAGATGGTTGTATTGTTTTACCTcaaagaattacaaaaaaaatgcaattcttTTTTGCGCAGTGAGATAATTTTCTTGAAGGTTAAGTATGTTTTCATTGCTCAAATGCATAAATCATATTACCGTGACACCGAAAAATGATTACTTGCATTATTAATTCACATACCTCATGTtagtgtttttatagtttttttttaatgaaccatATTAATATCTAATTTCATGATCTAATACAAAATGATTATAGGTGTAGGCAATGACAATGAAGGGATCCTGGTGCTGGGAGCCACAAACATCCCCTGGACGTTGGATTCTGCCATCAGGAGACggtaaaaaaccaaaaagaggaggaggagtgaTTATCGGTGTCTGTCAGTTTGAGATTATCTCAGTATCGTGATTGCATGACATCACTGAATGACATCAGCTAGAACAGGTTATCCAGCTCTTATGAGCCAGAGAGCATGAATCACTACGAGTCACGTGAATCGTTGTCATGAAAGATCTACAGGTCTATACAACTACAGcactttttaatgcatccttgtttaCTAGATATTGCTTTCAAAAAACGATGTTCAAACAAAGAATGAGTATGTGCGCGTACCTCTCTGCATAACTGCAAGAGCGTTGTTGATCTTCTGCCTTGTTCAGGTTTGAGAAACGTATCTACATTCCTCTGCCGGAAGAGCACGCTCGTGGGTTCATGTTCAAGCTGAATCTAGGCAGCACGCCTAACAGTCTCACCGAATCAGACTTCGTGACTCTGGGCAAGAAGACGGACGGTTACTCGGGTGCTGACATCAGCATCATCGTCAGAGACGCCCTCATGCAGCCCGTCAGGAAGGTTCAGTCCGCCACTCACTTCAAACGGGTGAGTCCTCCCCCCGACGCTGAAACTGACTGTGTCTTATATGAATTACTCCCCATTCTAATCGTAaaccattatattttatttcatcaggTACGAGGACCGTCAAGGAATGAGCCGAATGTCGTAGTCGATGACCTCTTAACCCCTTGCTCCCCAGGAGATCCACAGGCTGTAGAAATGACATGGATGGAAGTCCCCGGAGAGAAACTTTTGGAGCCAATTGTTTCCATGGTAAGCatattttctcatatttttCACACCATCAGGGATACACTAATCGTGAAATTTTAGCCTTTCTTGAGCGCAAAAGCGACTCTGCAATATGTGGGAAATTGTAAATATGTTCTGCtttatttacatgcactttAAATACACTACAGTAAAACTTTTAAGGTTAATAATATGTAGCAACGATGCATTAAATTGTCAAAGTGACTGTAAAGAATTTCAGTATTTAAGacggttttcattttaaacgtacagcatttattttaactttctattcatcaaactGTCTTAAAAAATTTACCAAAAACGATTAACTTTTTCCAACGTCGGTAATAAATttgcatattagagtgatttctgaaggatcaattgacaataattattgaaaataaatatatattttaaacatattattttgttcaaatagtttttttaatgttctgagCCCAAACATTGCTGTATGTATTTTGACTATTTTGCAGCGTCTTTGAATGGTTCAGTGAAATAgtaaaatactactactactactactactactactactaatactactactaataatgatgatgatgatgataataataataataataattattattattattattattgctattattattataacaacaatatgttattattatatttataataaacattattattattattgttattattattttatagaataataCAATTGCTTagtgttttaaaatcattattaatgccattagtatttaaaaaaaaaaaaaaagttaaatgaataataaataaaagataaattaacacttaataaaaatatgaaaaagtaaatatttttggcatatttaatttttgtgttattttggtgttttagttttttttttttttttttttgataggaCAGTTAGTTTGATagtgggagagagagaatggGTGGGATTGGGAAAGCTGAGgacacataatatatttataattttatattgttttattcttattaaaaaccCGTTGATGCTTCTATAATTTCCTCGTTACGCTCTGCTCACAGTCGGACATGCTGAGGTCCCTCGCCAACACGAAGCCCACCGTCAACGAGCAGGATCTGGAGAAGCTGAAAAAGTTCACCGAGGACTTTGGACAGGAGGGCTGAACAGAGCCGGTCTCCCGAAACCAAAGCAAACAGATTGCGATTGTAACATCTTCTCTCTTGCCCTTCACACGCCCCTCTCTTCCTTTCGTACCCACGCTCTCCCTCTGACCGACGAGCCCCTTCAGCTCAGGCTAAAGGCTAGATGTAATTTGAAATGTGCATCTCTTCAAGCCCACCTCAGTTTTCCTTCACACGTTAATAGCTGCTCTGCCTGCAAGGCTGCCATCAGTACCTGGTGACCATCATGCATCTTTGATCCTTAATAAGCGGTCTCGATCACAATTATCTGTGCTTTCTATGAATAACACAGTCAGCAGTACCTAAAACaattagaaattattatttgttcctTTCATGAAGTGactaaactaataataatgtcaGTTTTGTTTACGGTCACGTAAATCCGAATGGACAATAACACACGAAGGCTTTCCAGCTCCCATTTGCTTTTGTCGGCCGTGCTGTTTGTCGTTTTGGACTTCGTTCACAAGGGTAGTGAGATGTGTCTTTCCGGACAGAGCcatgtattcattttcatttgagaaAGCCATGGTTTGAATCTGCATCGGCATTCGACGTAACACCTAGAGATCCGCGTTCAACAATTCAGGCTCTATTTGCATATACTACGTATGGTTTTTTCTCCATGTACATTGTTACTTTCAgtatattactgtaaaatgtgcTATTCCTTTACTGAGATGAGTTACATTATATGTTCAGGGGCCAATGTCGGACATTTTGTTGTAAGTTCACTTGCTGAGGCTCAGCACACAATGTGCCTTCTTCGCATTTTCCtcctgtctgtttgtctctttcGATCTGCGTACACATAGATGCACAGATGATGCTTACTGATGGCTATATAACTGAATTTTTATAGGCAGAAGGTTTGGGAATGATTGGATGATATTtgcacatttcatttcaaactttacaaacaatatatatgatatatatatatatatcaatctgTATACAGCTCCTATGCACTTATAGGGTGTTTGGTTTGCCATTTAAAAACCTATAAGACATTGTACTATTAGAATAACAATTTAGAAAAGatgtgtttggtttgttttaaggATAAGTCTCGTTAAACAGACTGCTTGCGGACAGTTTAAAAGTGGTTTATCTCGTTCGTTTTACTATTCACATGTAAATAAAGGTTGGAATTAAATTTATTGACTTATTTGTtcctttaatgttaatgttttcacaCAAACTCCTAAAACGTTAATTTCCTGTcagttctgtatttttttatttttttttgtgttgagtGATATGTCACTGGGGACAGTGTTTTTGGATAAACGCctgaatcaaattaaatggcGAAGATAGAGTAAATACGACGCTCCTCAACATTAATCAAGAAAGTGACAGTTATTAACAGTCTTCCTGCTCCGAAAGGAATGTTGTGCTTTGGAACTTGTAGTCCGTTTTCTTAAAGTCTGCTTTGACGCGGTAAGCGGAGGCTTTGAAAAAACTACAACTCCCATAACCCCACCGCACAAACGCAGCCAGCATCCCGTTCAAAGTGCATAGATTCTCTGTTTTGGTTCACGTAGAGAACGGAAAGAGTTAGCTTTTGCAGTCTCGCGGCTTGAATTCAGTATTTATTCCACGTTACAGGCCTTCAACACATTGCTAGATAATAAAAGAGCATAAACGGCTCGTTCGAAGGCCTGTTATCTTCTGTCCGCGAGACGGGGGAGTGTCTGGAATTGGACATTTAGCTTGTGAGCTAACGTCAGCAGCATCAGGTTGACCCATGTCCTCTGAGGAGGCTCTCGGCTCCGCGCTCTCACACTGGCTCTCCTTTAACTCCTGGTGGCTGCTTCTGCCTTTCGTCATGCTCCTGGTAGTAGCTGCTTTCATCGTGGCCTTCGTGCTGCTGCTGTACATGATATCTCCGTTAATAAGCCCCAAACCTCTCAAACTGAACGGGGCCCATGTGGTGGTAAGTTAATGTAACTCCGTTATTTAAATCTGCCAGAAACCACGGCGCACGGCTCTCATAACATCACGAGCAGCAAAGCTAACGACGAACGAACGTTAGGAGGTTGTTGTCAATAGGCGCATCTGTCGAAAAAGCACGCTAATTTACATGCATTAACTGTCATCGTTGCGGTTTATTCGTGAAGCGATTATATGAATTCATAGCATGCAATGATAAACCTAATAACGAAGCTGTGATCGCTGGTATTTGTTGGTTTTGTGTCACGTCACTCATCGCGCAGCAGTGCAGATGTGCGTTTGACTTGATCAGACTCGAAACTGTTCATCGCTTCACATTGCAAATGCACTTCAGACGAACTAATATTCACACGAAAGGTCATATTTCACTAGAGGCCAAATAAGTGTAATTATACCGGTTATGCAACCATCTGTTCCAGGGCAATGGACCCTTTCCAGCGGGAActgcatgttgttgttgttgttttttttttttttgcatttgctagGGTTCACAGTTTGCTCTGCTTCAAGAGCCCAGACTTATCAGGTTGTAAATGAACAGCACGTTCAGCTACAAACAGGCGAGGTTTATCTGTGACGATTTCAtaggatattttgaaaagggTTGTTCATAAGACGAATATTTTCGTGCTTCATGAAGTGATCGTATTCATAGAAACATCAGAATGAGTTCAGATAGATTATCATTTTCATGCCACATAGAATAAAAAGCCATGAATCTATTTGTTCCATTTGTTGTCGTACATTAATGCACGTTATCTTTCCTTATTTATCAGTTTTAACCCTGTCAAACCTAATGTATTACGATAAAATGTAACCTTTTTTACTGAGGCGttagacaaaaaaaagcttatCATATgtgtatgttgttttttttttttagttgataCATTTTTAGACTCGTATTGCGTAGATCATTTTATTCAATCTTTGCGAACATTTGCAATTTGGTTCAGTTACAGGGCCACaaaattaagatgaaaaaaaaaaggagagaaactATTAATTGGGTAAAAGGTGGCATGTACTTACATTGTGTGCAACAGGTAAGTACTGATCATGTTGATAATTCACAGGCCTTAGCATAGCATTAAGTCATGATTCAAGCCGTCAGTCTTAtgcattattgttaaaaatcagtgtatgaatatgatttttatatctGCTACCTAACCGCTGTACTGGATGAGAACAGATGCACATTCAGTGGCACCCGCAGTGTAGATAATGGCTTGTTTGCTGGATTTCTTTGTATATTTTAGTGAAATATATGAACCGTGACTTGCTTGGTTTGTGATGAATCTGCTCTGAACGGCGTGTCCATCATCAGGTGACCGGAGGCAGCAGTGGGATCGGGAAGTGTATTGCCATGGAATGCTACAAACACGGTGCCTTCATTACTCTGGTGGCACGGGATGAGGTCTGTCACACACGTCTCTGTACACTAGTGTCAAACGTTTGCGGTCAAGAAAGAagagtaatattttgaaatatatcacACATCGAAATCATTAGTTTTCTAttgctatatatttattcttgtgatgcacagctgaattttcagcatcattgctccagtctttagtgtcacatgattctaaTTTGAGGATTATTTTGAGGAAAAGAAAGTTAGATAGCGATTATCTTGTAACAcatctttgtcatttttaatgtctttaaaaaataagtgcTGAGCTCAAACGTTTGATTGTTATTAGACATAATAGTTGCTGTCGTCATTGGAAGTTATTAAATATCTgggtgtacattttttttttttgcagcacaaACTGGTTCAAGCCAAGAAAGAAGTGGAGAAATGTGCCATAAACGATAAGCAAGTATGTATGTTTATGCGTCTTTAAATGTGTCTTATTTTTTGTCTGTTGCTATCAAAATCAGCGCAGAAACCTTTAATGTGCATGCCACGTCTGATTATTGTTACGATCACCTCTAGGTGGTGCTTTGCATTTCTGTCGACGTGTCAAAAGACTACAATCAGGTGGAGAGCGTCATAAAACAGGTATTTTTATTCCCTTTTGCCGATTTGTAAGAATCACACGTCGGCATTCATTCGGCGCATCGTTCTGAAACAGTTAGCGCTGTTAATGTTGTCTTTAGATGCTGGAGACGAGGCTGCTGactgttgtgtgtttgttgcaCAGGCTCAAGAGAAGCTGGGTCCCGTGGACATGCTGGTAAACTGCGCCGGGTCGTCTATATCTGGGAAGTTTGAGGAAGTGGAAGTCGACCGCTTCAAGGTAAGAGCAGCATATCATACACGCTAAGGTGGGCATTTACAAAAGACACCACCTTGGTTTTCAAGaaccactgtcctgcagagtttagctcctaAATGAACCCTAACCAAAACCCAGTTAAAGAAGGAAAAAGTTGTTTTGATCTGTATATAGTGCACTGTATCATGCGTCGGCCATTTTATGTCTGAAATCTCAGCGAACAGCTTCACAAATCTATACCCACAATGCattttgatttctgaagcaactttttaacttttatatcaTGCTGGTTTTACTTGCTTTGAACCATTACTGGATTAAAGCACATCAAATGCATTAACCCAGCATGTATTTTACTAACAGTAAAGTGTTGTACTAAATGATTTTGCTGGGTAGTTTCATTACTCACCTGTGTGTAGCAcattcatttttgcatattcataACACTTGCTTTAGGGCGCTATGCATCCTAACATCTTTtatatgagagaaaaaaatgcttaaaataatagaTGCGTACAGTTATGTACActaataattgtttgtttgttggcagtatttaatcattatcattaattataattattacaaccaatatattatttattgtgtcaCTTAATTTTGTTCACTTTTTCTTATACTATGCACTCAACTGTTAAACACTATATAAGACATAGTGAATGAGTGAATTAATGATTTTTAGACGCAGCTCATGAAAAAATCTTGCTCTTAGAAATGTTTCctcttaaaattaaagaaaagatcctagtaaagaaaaaagtaattcagAAAGCATCTTAACCCTTAAAAAAGGTCTTAAGGTCTGAAATTGTTGGGGAGTACGGATGGGGACTTTTAAGAGTTTCTTTAGCAGTGGAGGGAACGGACGAAGGGAGAAGAAATATGTTGCACGCAATGCATGACAGTAAGTTAATAAGATGCTACGCATTAGATCCTGTTTGTGACCGATCTTATAAGAGGCACGCTAACGTCTCAGACACCGCGTAGAAATGGAAGTAAATCgctacattatttaaataattagcaaacagaaaaatgtagcTGTGCAGCAGTGATGATTTGGGTCTGTTACAAACTTCAATAAGAAAAGCTCTTTCAAAGCCTTATTGTGTTCTATAAAGGCTATGTATGACAGCGCggtaaataaagaatatatgtatacatagtgtgtgtgtgtggaaaaaaacatgGCGGTAATTTTTAAAACGAAGGCTTATAATAGACCCTGCTCTATAGACCCTAgactacttttattttcttcttggACAACCAGCCAATCACAGTTGTCGTAGCTGTGTCATAGCTAGCAATGCGGTGACCCCGTCTCCTCACTAGGacaaaagtttttgtcttttcctcAGTTGCTCTCAAATATATCCTGAATCACTTTTAAGCTATGATTCCCAGCTAGGATATGTTTAAGCTCAAATGGGAGCACTCTGAGAGGATTCTTAAGAGTCTTTAAGAATACAAGCCAAGATCTTTAggattactattttttttttgcgagaTAACTGGCGAGTTGCTCTAGAAAGGACTCTAAACACCCTAACAGTTCCTCCATTACAATGGTGAGTTCCTGAGGTGAAGTGAGTGCTCTCTTCAAACAGAAACTGATGGAGGTGAACTATCTGGGCAGCGTTTACCCCACCCGGGCAGTGATCACCACTATGAAGGAAAGGCGGATGGGCCGCATCATGTTTGTGTCGTCACAGGCAGGGCAGATCGGCCTCTTTGGCTACACGGCCTACTCACCGTCCAAATTCGCCCTGCGTGGTCTGGCTGAGGCCTTACAGATGGAGGTGTGTGCATGCGTTATCTACCACATACGGTCCATTCAAACATTGATTTCAATTTAACCTCTCGTCCTTATCTTTCGTAGATGAAGCCCTATAATATCTATGTAACTGTGGCGTATCCTCCAGACACGGACACTCCAGGTTTTGCGGAAGAGAATAAGACTAAGGTGAGATAATGGATAATGGAATTGGTCTCTGAATATTAAATACCtggaatattaaaatagaacagtaatattaatagaatatttatagtgaagatttttttttaataatgtcacTCTGTTAAATAGTTGGATTTGGAAAGCAATACTGGATAAATCattttgctaacactttattttaatgctcaCTCTTAatcagttgtttattagcatgcatattactagcacaccggctgtatattattattattatatatataaagcacagAAGTGTACTGAggcatagttaatagttaacagtgagaattgttccctatactaaagtgcgaccaaatattttgtaacatttttgcaCCCATTAGTTATTATATTTCTGGTTTTGACTCTCTATTTGGCAGCCTCTGGAGACAAAGTTAATTTCAGAAACATCTGGAGTGTGTCAGCCTGAGCAAGTAGCAAAAATTGTGGTGAAGGATGCGGTGGTGAGTACGGATTGATCAAGTCAACTACTCATCCAACTGTAGTTGAATCTGATCATTTTAGAGTCGAAACTAGTATGACTTCTTTTCTTCTGCGTGTGGAAATCAAATAAGTCATTTTGAGAAAACtttatagttcacccaaaagtaagGTCTTTAGAtacctgattaaaaaaaacactctagTCAAAATTGAATAACGTTCTGCTCCCTTAATTAAATCAGTTgatttaataaatcacattagATTTTAAGCATGATATTGAGCATGAAACATACtgctatttgtatttttccacTAACTATTGTTGTCTGTTCTCTCACAGCAGGGAAATTTCACCAGCTCTTTTGGACCCGATGGCTACATGCTGTCAGCGCTGACCTGTGGGATGTCACCGGTCACCTCCATCACCGAGGGGCTTCAGCAGGTACTGCCCATCATCACAAAACACTGAGAGTCTGAGTGTAGTGCAACAGTGTCATCATTATTTGATTCACTGACAATACCTTAGGAGATGGAAATGGATGACTCCTCCTCTTCCGCATAATTATTTCTGCGTCATGTGCCTTTCATCATCCTGCTTGGCTTTGTATCTTAGTAACATCACGTTTGCATTCAGCTTTCGTAGGGCCATTTGAGTCAATCACGGCCTTATATATTCCCTTTGAAGATTTTAATGAGCCTCTTGACTTTTGCCCAGCTCTTCACTGActgaaaaatctttaaaatttgAGGATTAAACCTGAGAGATCAGCCAGATGGCATTGTTTTACTCCTCCTTTTTTATGGATTCCTTTGAAGAATAGAAGATGCAGCCAGaggagattttaaaataaacctgaTTCAGATGTTATCAGCATGTGAagaattaatctttttttttttttgtgcagaacTCTACAAATCtttttgactaatttaattAGTCAACTTACCTTCCAATAACGGCGTAgaaccatttttaaaacttttttacgATTTCTGCATATTTTCCACACATGTGAAGTAAGTCTTCAGATTTAGTCTCTGGCAGTTTGTCAGTGGCATCACAGTGTGAAGGCTTTTATTACTTCTGTTCTTCTATCCTAATCCTGTTGACAAAATTATTATGAGGTTTCTAAATCAGTCCAGCTGTTTGGTGTCATGGCAACTACCCAGTGTGTATTCTGTGCCGTTTTAACCTAATAAGACATGTACAAAATccgaaaacataaaaatagctgagatggatgaatagatttgtgggatggatgcatggacggatggacggatggatggacggatgaatGGATGCATACTAGGTGTGTAACGATTTGTGTATCATATTATTCacggtcattttccaaatcatccctatccccttgttagtgaaGAGAGCGATGTCATTTTCCACATTATCTTCATCTAGGATGTTCCCGTGACAACGAATGCAGTACGATGCGTGTCAGCACATGCTTTAATGTGCTGACACGCATCGTATCATAACCgttgcaaataaacacacattttatattttttatgctttcaaaatatgctgatatataaaaactaatatgtatAAAACTTTTTACTGGCGCACACTGCGCTGCATTCGTTGTCATGGAAACATCCCAGCTAAAGATAATGAagataatgacaaaataatgacATGCTCTGCTCACTCCAAAGTCTCCACTCCAGGATGATCACATTGATGTTTTGGGAAATTATCTTGACTTGTACGATACATAAGACGCGAATCAGCACACCcctaatagatagatagacacgcAGTcagtcagatagatagatagatagatagataggtaggaTCAGGTGGagggatagatggatggatgggtatGTAGTGATAGTTTTTCTGTGACGGTCatgctatctctctctctccagatcGTGACGATGGGGTTGTTCCGCACCATCGCTCTCTTCTATCTGGGCAGCTTCGACAGCATCGTCCGTCGCTGCATGATCCAGAGAGAACAGTCCAAAGCAGCCGACAAGAGGGAGTAGAACCAGCATTCCCAGCACATGCACCTCCATCACCTCCGTCAGCACCactaacacacgcacacacgtacacacacacacacacactgcagattTTTTCCAGTAGACCCGTAATAGGCGTCCATCTTTCATGACGCGTCTTTCAGGACCCCGATCATTCCAGTGCATGCTGCATCGATATTTCAAGCTCTTTAAAACGaaacctttttttgcatttaaacgATTCACTCGTTGGCTCTCACTGCCTCTAGTACATTCTCTCGTTTCTGAACGTTTGTGGTCGCTctcaaaaccacacacacactatctgaGTTCTTGTTCTAGCCTGTTGGCGTAATGTTATTACAGCACTACAATTCagtacacttttatttatattgagaTGTTACCATTTGCCgtataggtaaaaaaaaaaaaaaaaatctgtataggTGAAGAACAACAACTTCACTTCCTTATGTTACAGTGAGGTGAAGAGCTGTTCTTCTAACTGGTCTGTGATGTTCGTAGTCAAGCACTGTATCTTCCTGCTTTTAGATTTCATAGTTTTAAGGTACGGACACAGGACATCTGTGTTTTCGGATGAAACAGCCTGAGTCTGCCACTCTGCCTTATCTTCTTTGCTCTGTGTGGGGTTTCTGAAGGAAATGTTTACCTTATAAATGTgcgagtgtgtatgtgtatttgtctgCTCGTACGCATGCGTTTAGGTGACCTCAGGGGCTTCTAAGAGTTCACTGAACCGAAGGATGGGTCAGGATAAGCCATTGCGTCAGTGAAAGGCTCGCCGGCTCGAGCCACTGCACCTCTCCGCCGGCAGGTGGAGCTGGAGATCCAAACGGATCGGGTGTAAGCTGAGCAAAAGCCTACGTGTGAGGCAGCTCGCGTTAAAAAGCTGATCTAGAATCGGTCGTAGTCGGATGCTTCGACGTCCGCAACCCCCAGAACTCCGCAGGATCGAAGGTGAATCAATGCGAGCTCCCGCAGGCATTTCAAAACTGTAGATGTCGTGAAGCTTGATCAGATTTGTACGCCAAAACAAGCAATATGGCTTCCCACAAGTCAAGTGAATTTCCTCGTGCTCTCTTGCTCTGTCGTAATGCATATAAACCGTTTTCTGATATAGGCCTTCCAAACT
Encoded proteins:
- the kdsr gene encoding 3-ketodihydrosphingosine reductase is translated as MSSEEALGSALSHWLSFNSWWLLLPFVMLLVVAAFIVAFVLLLYMISPLISPKPLKLNGAHVVVTGGSSGIGKCIAMECYKHGAFITLVARDEHKLVQAKKEVEKCAINDKQVVLCISVDVSKDYNQVESVIKQAQEKLGPVDMLVNCAGSSISGKFEEVEVDRFKKLMEVNYLGSVYPTRAVITTMKERRMGRIMFVSSQAGQIGLFGYTAYSPSKFALRGLAEALQMEMKPYNIYVTVAYPPDTDTPGFAEENKTKPLETKLISETSGVCQPEQVAKIVVKDAVQGNFTSSFGPDGYMLSALTCGMSPVTSITEGLQQIVTMGLFRTIALFYLGSFDSIVRRCMIQREQSKAADKRE
- the vps4b gene encoding vacuolar protein sorting-associated protein 4B isoform X2 — its product is MAANNLQKAIDLAGKAAQEDKAENYEEALRLYQHAVQYFLHVVKYEAQGDKAKQSIRAKCAEYLDRAEKLKEYLKKKEKAPAKPVKESQSSDKGNESDGEGEDPEKKKFQNQLSGAIVMEKPNIKWNDVAGLEGAKEALKEAVILPIKFPHLFTGKRTPWRGILLFGPPGTGKSYLAKAVATEANNSTFFSISSSDLVSKWLGESEKLVKNLFTLAREHKPSIIFIDEIDSLCGSRSENESEAARRIKTEFLVQMQGVGNDNEGILVLGATNIPWTLDSAIRRRFEKRIYIPLPEEHARGFMFKLNLGSTPNSLTESDFVTLGKKTDGYSGADISIIVRDALMQPVRKVQSATHFKRVRGPSRNEPNVVVDDLLTPCSPGDPQAVEMTWMEVPGEKLLEPIVSMSDMLRSLANTKPTVNEQDLEKLKKFTEDFGQEG